A single window of Sebastes umbrosus isolate fSebUmb1 chromosome 16, fSebUmb1.pri, whole genome shotgun sequence DNA harbors:
- the pcare1 gene encoding photoreceptor cilium actin regulator, with amino-acid sequence MGCSPSKGNQFGILGPNRKGRMLPPAPPESPRDPHEDGENRNSTGSTDGDTKERKAATQTQVLQKETHMTPQKKRSVTELVPDAVNVDKPGSQGMDNNTVSQRKDKNVDKQDVTEKKPGRKQKKNTRGIKGLKKKDKDKEKPPEQKVDFPEPLVKAHQAAYAFLNPSINKYDVLLGLLEQATQTQVSVQTMVAFMALRYEEIIQGLEEMADEGEKVLKENGEHLAWPSQMKNLSSSPPLKSGSANVEPPPDLLQQLLQYTTQRMRNVSQTVAGIGEAALEEAVEYFASVSELLEEKLKVKRAAESRLMQLLSRIEMASLRKPGPEDSALFSEDSGIGAENESLAGSERRHRRGSGASTGTNRTTQSVSPMGHTSTNIRQGISRRKLASQISPSVSLSSLNSLGSICTIMANYHRDSLLGSVSLDYGEEDDNDDDKEMDRGMGDVGFRKRSNSSPVDREHPRRLPPKRIENPQNVEMTLKMKNAISGRIQFVPSQSASAKTKAVGSPKSSRRQWTEEEEQSPRRPQTTAPFRKAVVKKTPGVARDRRSQSAESLRSKGEDPTLLELERTQKDLNQRLQRMSKSKAGGSMKTAPSKQNQGTSPAQSPAINRKNPPLQKNGNPQPLDDEAGLTRRNSKKQEVASDVEDDKLKDNKTSKGPIKATPPPSPPSSPRPSSGLYRGRNSVKRLIDTFSQGIEDLESPKVLGPLKGVRKCGVPVLPGLGNVEAVLSMGITSCRPDTTSSEKTNDLDLDSLPPPPLEVLMDNSFESAQILSTGVADEGATKVGKSPVLKRATISQRLRASVQSVLPSKGGPPQASKVISLARADQQDTSALSKVSLPDLQREADPGKEKDSLYQQGRKTIHQRHSSDLQTSSTSYVAANSSASQEELADGQNGGNLSVPKSNTTMSTVPPSSSARSQPPATPPMNRGRMLPSTPSTPSSQHRRLPSPHNFKRQPTPPSTSPPVNRKLPSPPAVQGRLPSPPVSKQNILNSNSPSSYPFKAPSPPASPKVQRWSRENSSEDLSSARMNSNARSVFCRASPSLFEAQPCQVPRPPQAWAATGVSFLSRTWGSRGRFPVSVQGPRPFVRRSQSDRRPSLSLPPRSPGISVAETCGSEPAIYQQGLDDEPTRDEELWESQSNLRATLRSASHPDLCVVGQSLHRD; translated from the exons ATGGGCTGCTCACCATCCAAGGGTAACCAGTTTGGGATTCTGGGTCCCAATAGGAAGGGGAGAATGCTTCCCCCTGCACCTCCAGAAAGCCCCAGAGATCCCCATGAAGATGGAGAGAATCGTAATTCAACTGGATCAACAGATGGGGATACAAAGGAGAGGAAGGCCGCCACACAAACCCAGGTATTACAGAAAGAGACTCATATGACACCACAAAAAAAGAGATCTGTGACTGAGCTCGTCCCTGACGCAGTAAACGTGGATAAACCGGGGAGTCAAGGAATGGACAACAACACAGTTTCacagagaaaagacaaaaatgttgACAAGCAGgatgtgacagaaaaaaagcctggcagaaaacaaaagaaaaataccaGAGGTATTAAGGGgctaaaaaagaaagacaaggaCAAAGAAAAACCACCAGAACAGAAAGTGGACTTCCCTGAACCGTTGGTAAAAGCTCACCAAGCTGCCTATGCCTTTCTGAATCccagcataaacaaatatgatgttttacTAGGACTTTTGGAACAAGCAACCCAAACACAGGTTTCTGTGCAGACTATGGTGGCTTTTATGGCTCTACGCTACGAGGAAATCATTCAGGGACTAGAGGAGATGGCAGACGAGGGAGAGaaagttttaaaagaaaatggaGAACATCTTGCATGGCCAAGTCAAATGAAAAACCTCTCATCTTCTCCACCTTTGAAGTCTGGCTCTGCTAATGTTGAGCCCCCACCGGATTTGTTGCAGCAGCTGCTTCAGTACACCACACAGAGAATGCGAAATGTGAGCCAGACTGTTGCCGGAATTGGGGAGGCTGCTTTGGAGGAGGCAGTGGAGTACTTTGCCTCTGTCTCAGAGCTTTTAGAGGAGAAACTGAAAGTCAAACGTGCAGCAGAGAGTAGGCTAATGCAACTCCTGTCTCGCATTGAAATGGCCTCTCTGCGCAAGCCTGGACCAGAGGATTCTGCTCTTTTCAGTGAGGACAGTGGTATTGGGGCTGAGAATGAATCCCTTGCTGGATCTGAAAGACGCCATAGACGAGGGAGTGGTGCGTCCACTGGGACAAATAGAACTACTCAGTCTGTCAGTCCTATGGGACACACCTCCACGAACATTAGGCAAGGAATATCAAGGCGAAAGCTTGCAAGTCAAATAAGTCCAAGTGTTTCCCTCTCCTCACTCAACTCATTAGGCTCTATATGTACCATAATGGCTAATTACCACAGAGATTCATTGCTAGGATCAGTCTCCTTAGATTATGGGGAGGAAGAcgacaatgatgatgataaggAGATGGATAGAGGCATGGGAGATGTAGGGTTTAGAAAGCGATCAAATTCTTCACCTGTAGACCGAGAACACCCACGCCGCCTACCCCCAAAGCGCATAGAGAATCCTCAAAATGTCGAAATGACtctcaaaatgaaaaatgctaTAAGTGGTAGGATACAGTTTGTCCCATCACAGAGTGCTAGTGCCAAAACAAAGGCAGTTGGCAGCCCAAAAAGCAGTAGACGCCAgtggacggaggaggaggaacaatcTCCGAGGAGGCCTCAAACAACAGCACCTTTTCGGAAGGCAGTGGTAAAAAAGACACCAGGGGTGGCTAGAGATCGACGTTCCCAGTCAGCAGAATCCCTGCGGAGCAAAGGTGAAGATCCTACGCTGCTTGAACTAGAAAGGACCCAGAAGGATTTAAACCAGCGGTTGCAGAGGATGAGTAAAAGCAAGGCAGGTGGAAGCATGAAGACCGCTCCATCAAAACAAAATCAAGGAACGTCACCGGCACAATCTCCAGCAATAAATCGCAAAAATCCCCCATTACAGAAGAACGGCAATCCCCAACCACTTGATGATGAAGCAGGCCTTACAAGGCGCAACAGTAAAAAACAGGAGGTAGCCAGTGATGTGGAAGATGATAAACTGAAGGACAATAAAACATCCAAGGGTCCTATAAAAGCCACCCCACCCCCTAGCCCTCCTTCATCACCACGACCATCTTCAGGCCTTTACAGAGGTAGGAACTCAGTCAAAAGACTGATTGATACCTTCAGTCAAGGAATAGAGGATCTAGAAAGTCCTAAAGTTCTGGGGCCTCTCAAAGGAGTACGGAAGTGTGGCGTTCCTGTGTTACCTGGTTTAGGGAATGTAGAAGCTGTGCTTAGTATGGGGATAACAAGCTGTAGACCTGACACCACTTCCTCTGAGAAAACCAATGATTTAGATCTGGATAGTCTTCCGCCACCTCCACTAGAGGTATTAATGGATAATTCCTTTGAAAGTGCCCAGATTCTTTCAACTGGTGTAGCAGATGAAGGGGCTACGAAAGTTGGAAAGTCGCCTGTATTAAAAAGGGCTACAATATCGCAACGACTGAGAGCCTCAGTTCAGTCAGTGCTGCCAAGTAAAGGAGGCCCGCCACAAGCTTCCAAGGTTATTTCCCTTGCTAGAGCGGATCAACAAGACACATCTGCTCTGTCAAAGGTCAGTCTACCAGATCTCCAACGAGAGGCAGACCCAGGAAAGGAAAAGGACTCCTTGTACCAGCAAGGCAGAAAGACCATACACCAACGACACTCTTCAGACTTGCAGACATCGTCAACAAGTTATGTAGCAGCAAATTCATCTGCCAGTCAAGAAGAATTAGCTGACGGACAAAATGGTGGCAATCTTTCAGTGCCTAAATCTAACACTACAATGTCTACAGTGCCTCCTTCTTCATCGGCCAGGAGCCAACCACCTGCCACGCCACCCATGAATAGGGGGCGAATGTTACCCTCCACACCTTCTACACCAAGCAGTCAACATCGAAGACTTCCTAGTCCCCATAACTTCAAAAGGCAACCTACTCCACCCTCAACTAGCCCCCCTGTTAACAGGAAACTCCCCTCACCACCAGCAGTTCAGGGGAGGCTCCCCAGCCCACCTGTCAGCAAGCAGAACATTTTGAACTCAAATTCACCCTCCTCCTATCCTTTCAAAGCACCATCTCCACCAGCCTCGCCAAAAGTACAAAGATGGTCAAGAGAGAACAGCAGTGAGGACTTATCTAGCGCTCGGATGAACAGTAATGCACGTTCAGTGTTCTGCCGTGCGTCCCCATCTCTGTTTGAGGCCCAGCCTTGTCAAGTTCCTCGACCCCCTCAAGCATGGGCTGCTACCGGGGTCTCTTTTCTCTCACGTACTTGGGGGAGTCGTGGGAGGTTTCCTGTATCCGTTCAAGGACCTCGGCCCTTCGTCCGACGTAGCCAATCAGACCGAAGGCCAAGTCTAAGTCTGCCACCAAGATCGCCAGGCATCTCAGTGGCTGAGACTTGTGGGAGTGAGCCAGCAATATACCAACAGGG GCTGGACGATGAACCAACCAGAGATGAAGAATTATGGGAGAGCCAATCAAACCTCAGGGCTACACTACGCTCTGCATCACACCCGGACCTGTGTGTTGTTGGACAGTCCTTGCACAGAGACTAA